CAGCTCCGCTCAAAGCCACCGTTGCACCTGCGATACACATGCAGAACAGGATTTTTCCGTAGATTATGTCCTCGTCTCTGAGAGGTGTGGAGAACAGCACTTCCATCGTTTTGTTCACCCTCTCCGTCATGAAGGACTGAACAACTGCGTTGTAGGTTGTTATGTATGCGAAAATCTGAATTACAATGGGAATCTGGGCAATCAGAACTGCCATGGAGATTGCAGCATCCCCAAGCCCGTCTACATCGGTATGGGAAAGCCCGAAAAACTGTGGAGAGGATTTGATCTGGTTTATCGCAATTGCTCTTGACTGAGGAGTGAGCACAACACCGTTGGTCAGCACAACTGCTGTAAGGAGGAGTACAAGGATCAGCGGCGGGATTATGTGGCTGTAAAGGTAGGAGGGATTCTCCCTAAGCGTCCAGAGCTCTTTTCTGAAAATTACACCCATCATCAACCATCCCCCGGTCAAGTATGAACATCATCTCATCCGTCTCCACGAAAACACCATCCACATCAGTAGTGTACACCCAGACTTTTCCGTAAGTGCTTGTGAACAAACCGAAATTAATTTTACCGGCAGATATCCCGAGCAGTCTTGCTCTGAGTACACCTCTAACATCCACAGGGAACATGCTTTTCACTTCAAGCTGCCTTTTCCTGAACAGGTATTTTACCAGCAACTTGCTGTTGTCGACCTTCAGGTCATAGGGCAAAAAAATCAGGGACAGCAAAAGCAGAGACGCCAGAAACACCGAGATGTAACGGAGGTCAATGGCACTCACAAAGATGATTGATAGCAGGAGGGTTGCAAGGACTGAAATGTAAAGTTTTTTCATGCTCCATCCTCCAGCAGAGTTTGAATATTCACAATCCCCTCACCCCCTTCCAGTTCAACAAAACCGTTGAGCAGCAGCCATGTTAATGCCCCCTTCAAGTCCCTTTCCAGAATGTTGATGGACACTTCGTCGTATACATCGGATAGAACAGCCAGAATTTCATGAAAGTCCACCGGTGCCCTCTGAATTATGGTCTCGTAGATTAATGCTAGGGTTGGATTCAGCACGCATATTTTCCCTGTGAGAGGGCTGAAAGTCAGTATTCTGCCATCATCTTCCTTCCGGTATTTGTTGACCATGAAGGGTTTCACCAAACTTTTGCTGAAATCAAGTTTCTCTATTTTTTCTTTTATATATTCAATTCTGTTCATGCCCCATCACCCGGCAAACCTCTTTTTCAAGGTCTAGTAACTCTTTGCTGCTCAAATTTCTGAGATTGATGATGTTCTCGTCACTCGCCCTTGTTAAAAGCAGTTTTGAGAGTTTTACAAAATCCGTCTCCGAATTAATATTTTCGGATCACCATCAGACCACCGTTCTATGCAATAACAACAACCAGTGCCGCCGCTGCAGCAACCACAACCACTGCTGCTGCCGCAACCACAGCAGCAACTGCCACGGCAACAGGTCCGTAAACGGCGTTGTATGTCATTCCCACTTCTCCTCCCACAGGTGGTATGTAGTTTGCTGTCATGATATAATGAATCAATGTGGAAAATATTAACTTTTCTATTAGATAAAAATAGACATCATAGTGATCATAAACTGTTCGGTGACCAAAATTGCTGCTCCATTAGCATCTATAATGTAATTTTATTTTATCTGCTGTGAGATCTTACCTCCATCTTTATTTTTAAACAGGCAAATTAGGTAAAATTTAAGTATTGGCCAAATATCAAGTATAATTGGTGATGAAATGGTAGCTGTTGTTGGAGTCGGGTATTCGGGTTTTAACTCCACCACACCCGACCTGAGCTGGAAGGAAATCATGTATGAAGCGGCTTTAAGGGCCTACACCGATGCAGGTGTCAACCCGCGGAGAGATGTGGACAGCTTCATAACGTGTGCTGAGGACATCTATGAGGGTTTTGCAATTTTCGACGAGTTCGTTCCGGATCAGCTCGGGGCAGTGGTCAAACCTACCTGCACTGTATGCGGGGACTTCATTTACGGAGTGGCAACTGCGTACATGCACATAAAAAGCGGACTGGCGGACATCGCTGTTGTTGAAGCCCACAGCAAGGCAAGCGACATTCATGCTCTCGGAAACGTCATAAAATTTGCAATGGATCCGGTATGGCTCAGAAATGTTGGAAACGCTCATCCTTACTATCTGGCAGCTCTTGAGATGTTTCAGTACATGTCAGAAAGGTGCCTGGCCGAGGAGGACGTTGCTGGGGTTGTGGTCAAAAACAAAAATAACGCCCTGCTAAATCCGTCTGCACCGTATGCTGCCAATGTATCTCTTGATGACGTGATGGCCAGTCCAAAGCTCTTCGATCCAATGAAGAAGCTGGAGATCGCCCCGATTGCCGATGGATGTGTCGTCTTTGTTCTTGCCAGCGATGAAATTGCAAGAGAGCTGACAGACAGTCCTGTTTGGGTTAAGGGAGTTGGATGGTGGAGCGAAACCTACGGCTACGATACTGCGAGCTTCTCCGCCATGTATGCCTACAAGGCAGCAAAAATGGCCTACAGGATGGCAGGTATAGCAAATCCAGCAAAGGAAGTGGATTTTGCCGAGGTGGATGATAGATTTGCCTTCAAGGAGTTGCAGCACATCGAGGCGTTGCAACTGGCCGACAAATTTGATGTTGCGAGGCTTATGGCGGAAGGATACTTCGACAGAGATGGTGCACTGCCTGTTAACGTTTCGGGAGGGAGTCTTGGTGTGGGAAATCTCCTCGAGTGCACGGGTGGACAGAAAGCTCTTGAGGTGGTACTGCAGCTT
The DNA window shown above is from Archaeoglobus neptunius and carries:
- a CDS encoding ABC-2 transporter permease, translated to MMGVIFRKELWTLRENPSYLYSHIIPPLILVLLLTAVVLTNGVVLTPQSRAIAINQIKSSPQFFGLSHTDVDGLGDAAISMAVLIAQIPIVIQIFAYITTYNAVVQSFMTERVNKTMEVLFSTPLRDEDIIYGKILFCMCIAGATVALSGAVNTAAIEILYWMNTSRLWTPTSGYLTMITVLPLSMMLLALPLALLISVRAKSSQATKWGSLAGLLPIALFVVGLSHSPAIFFMAVELLGGFAFVVSLLLTVALKRTINRLSFIVN
- a CDS encoding thiolase domain-containing protein — translated: MVAVVGVGYSGFNSTTPDLSWKEIMYEAALRAYTDAGVNPRRDVDSFITCAEDIYEGFAIFDEFVPDQLGAVVKPTCTVCGDFIYGVATAYMHIKSGLADIAVVEAHSKASDIHALGNVIKFAMDPVWLRNVGNAHPYYLAALEMFQYMSERCLAEEDVAGVVVKNKNNALLNPSAPYAANVSLDDVMASPKLFDPMKKLEIAPIADGCVVFVLASDEIARELTDSPVWVKGVGWWSETYGYDTASFSAMYAYKAAKMAYRMAGIANPAKEVDFAEVDDRFAFKELQHIEALQLADKFDVARLMAEGYFDRDGALPVNVSGGSLGVGNLLECTGGQKALEVVLQLRGEAGKRQLDDVNVGVAQAWRYLPTHSGAVAVFGV